A window from Podospora bellae-mahoneyi strain CBS 112042 chromosome 1 map unlocalized CBS112042p_1, whole genome shotgun sequence encodes these proteins:
- the NOG2 gene encoding GTPase required for pre-60S ribosomal subunit nuclear export and maturation (COG:S; EggNog:ENOG503NUVV), producing MGTGKKEKSRMERQGKPTGDPKVKGENFYRSAKKIKTLNVLKEGKAIRNKDGKIVKAASFQSRERPKAVIEPNRRWFSNTRVISQDTLTSFREAVEENQKDPYSVLLKSNKLPMSLIRDDGPKLEDGLKKHQAKMTIESAPFSETFGPKAQRKRPKLSFATVDELAGHTESSFDQYTARQEQIKLLSGTSGTAEVENKESVYPEIDFSVSTAKEAIFFKGQSKRIWNELYKVIDSSDVILHVLDARDPVGTRCRHVEKYLSTEAPHKHLIFVLNKIDLVPSSTAAAWIRVLQKDRPTCAMRSSMKNPFGRGSLIDLLRQFSILHKDRKQISVGLVGYPNVGKSSIINALRGKPVAKVAPIPGETKVWQYVTLMKRIYLIDCPGIVPPNQNDTPQDLLLRGVVRVENVEHPEQYIPAVLSKVKPHHMERTYELKGWKDHIQFLEMLARKGGRLLKGGEPDVDGVAKMVLNDFMRGKIPWFTPAPAMEGTEDADSELIEGRQGRLGEMRKRKRDLEAEGESVADTSMAGSTLAATEDLAASDDEDDDFSGFSSDSDSEGEGDDNEDNEGDDAEDMISLGESSDEEASDAEPEQEPDPPASRKRRKA from the exons ATGGGAACTG ggaagaaggaaaagtcCCGCATGGAGCGGCAGGGCAAGCCCACAGGTGACCCCAAGGTGAAGGGTGAAAACTTCTACCGCTCCGCCAAAAAGATCAAGACCCTCAATGTCctcaaggagggcaaggcgATTCGCAACAAGGATGGCAAGATCGTCAAGGCTGCCTCTTTCCAGAGCAGAGAGCGCCCCAAGGCTGTCATTGAGCCAAACCGAAGATGgttcagcaacaccagagtCATTTCCCAGGACACACTCACATCGTTCCGggaggctgtggaggagaACCAGAAGGACCCATACTCAGTACTGCTCAAGAGCAACAAGCTTCCCATGAGCTTGATTCGTGATGACGGACCCAAGCTCGAGGATGGGTTGAAGAAGCATCAAGCCAAGATGACAATCGAGAGTGCGCCCTTCTCAGAGACCTTTGGACCCAAGGCGCAAAGGAAACGTCCCAAGCTGAGCTTCGCCACTGTTGACGAACTGGCGGGCCACACCGAGTCGAGCTTCGATCAGTACACCGCGAGGCAGGAACAGATCAAGCTGCTCAGCGGTACTTCTGGCACGGCTGAGGTGGAGAACAAGGAGAGTGTCTACCCGGAGATTGACTTCAGTGTCTCAACGGCCAAGGAAGCCATCTTCTTTAAGGGTCAATCCAAGCGCATCTGGAACGAGCTCT ACAAGGTGATTGACTCTTCCGACGTCATCCTTCACGTTCTCGACGCCCGTGATCCTGTCGGCACAAGATGTCGCCATGTGGAGAAGTATCTTTCTACAGAAGCTCCGCACAAGCATCTCATCTTCGTTCTGAACAAGATCGATTTGGTTCCATCCAGCACAGCC GCTGCTTGGATCCGTGTGCTTCAAAAGGATCGCCCCACCTGCGCCATGAGATCAAGCATGAAGAACCCGTTCGGTCGTGGTTCTCTGATCGATCTTCTCCGCCAATTTAGCATCCTCCACAAGGACCGCAAGCAGATCAGTGTTGGCCTGGTTGGGTATCCCAACGTGGGCAAatccagcatcatcaacgccctccGTGGCAAGCCTGTTGCCAAGGTTGCACCCATTCCCGGTGAGACCAAGGTCTGGCAGTACGTTActctgatgaagaggatcTACCTGATTGATTGCCCGGGTATTGtaccacccaaccaaaaTGACACACCACAggaccttcttctccgtgGTGTCGTCCGTGTTGAGAATGTCGAGCATCCCGAGCAGTATATCCCTGCTGTGTTGAGCAAGGTCAAGCCGCATCATATGGAAAGGACATATGAGCTGAAGGGCTGGAAAGACCACATTCAGTTCCTTGAGATGTTGGCTAGGAAGGGCGGCAGACTGTTGAAAGGTGGTGAGCCAGATGTGGACGGTGTGGCCAAGATGGTCTTGAACGATTTCATGCGAGGCAAGATTCCTTGGTTCACCCCCGCGCCAGCAATGGAAGGGACCGAGGATGCCGACTCTGAACTCATTGAGGGCCGCCAAGGTCGTCTCGGTGAGATGCGGAAGCGGAAACGCGACCTCGAGGCTGAAGGCGAAAGTGTTGCCGATACATCCATGGCTGGGTCGACTCTGGCGGCCACCGAGGATCTTGCAGCTTCAGatgacgaagatgacgattTCTCTGGATTTTCCAGTGATAGTGACTctgagggtgagggcgatgATAACGAAGAcaatgagggtgatgatgccgaggatATGATATCCCTCGGCGAGTcgagtgatgaggaggcaTCAGATGCTGAGCCGGAGCAAGAGCCAGATCCGCCAGCGTccaggaaaaggagaaaggCGTAG
- the MAS1 gene encoding Mitochondrial-processing peptidase subunit beta (COG:O; EggNog:ENOG503NU8R; MEROPS:MER0001229), translating to MASRRLALNLAQGLRGRSGGLSVPIRRGLATPHSPALKTQTTTLKNGLTVATQYSPYAQTSTVGMWIDAGSRAETDETNGTAHFLEHLAFKGTSKRTQQQLELEIENMGAHLNAYTSRENTVYFARALNEDVPQCVDILQDILQNSKLEESAIERERDVILRESEEVEKQLEEVVFDHLHATAYQQQPLGRTILGPRENIRDITRTELTNYIKNNYTADRMVLVGAGGVPHEQLVEMADKYFAGLPSKSPESAAYLLSKKKADFIGSDVRIRDDTIPTANIAIAVEGVSWNDPDYFTALVTQAIVGNYDKALGNAPHQGSKLSGIVHKNDLATSYMSFSTSYSDTGLWGIYMVTDNLANVDDLVHFSLREWTRLCGNVTPAEVERAKAQLKASILLSLDGTSAVAEDIGRQIVNTGRRMSPGEIERVIDAITEKDVMEFANKKIWDQDIAISAVGSIEGLFDYARIRADMSRNF from the exons ATGGCGTCCCGGAGACTTGCTCTGAACCTCGCCCAGGGCCTGCGTGGCCGCTCTGGAGGTCTTTCTGTCCCCATCAGACGAGGCCTTGCGACACCTCACTCGCCCGCCCTCAAGACCCAGACGACGACACTCAAGAATGGCCTGACT GTCGCAACCCAGTACTCTCCCTATGCGCAGACCTCGACGGTCGGCATGTGGATCGATGCCGGCTCCCGCGCCGAGACCGACGAGACCAACGGCACTGCCCACTTCCTCGAGCACTTGGCCTTCAAA GGCACATCGAAGCGGactcagcagcagctggagcTTGAAATTGAGAACATGGGCGCCCACCTCAACGCTTATACCTCG CGCGAGAACACCGTCTACTTCGCCAGGGCCCTGAACGAAGACGTTCCTCAGTGCGTCGATATCCTCCAGGACATTCTCCAAAACTCTAAGCTTGAGGAGTCGGCTATTGAGCGGGAACGTGATGTCATTCTCCGTGAGtcggaggaggttgagaagcAGTTGGAGGAAGTTGTCTTCGATCACCTGCACGCCACCGCttaccagcaacaacccctcgGCCGCACCATCCTCGGCCCCCGCGAGAACATCCGTGACATCACCAGGACCGAGCTTACCAACTACATCAAGAACAACTACACTGCCGACCGCATGGTTCTTGtcggagctggtggtgttccCCACGAGCAGCTCGTCGAGATGGCTGACAAGTACTTTGCTGGTCTCCCCTCCAAGAGCCCCGAGTCCGCCGCCTACCTCctgtccaagaagaaggccgattTCATCGGCTCCGATGTCAGAATCCGCGACGACACTatccccaccgccaacatcGCCATTGCCGTTGAGGGCGTCAGCTGGAACGACCCCGACTACTTCACTGCCCTCGTCACCCAGGCTATTGTCGGCAACTATGACAAGGCTCTTGGCAACGCTCCTCACCAGGGCAGCAAGCTCAGCGGCATCGTTCACAAGAATGATCTTGCCACCAGCTACATGAGCTTCTCCACCAGCTATAGCGACACTGG TCTCTGGGGCATCTACATGGTCACCGACAATCTCGCCAACGTCGATGATCTTGTTCACTTCTCCCTCCGCGAGTGGACCCGCCTCTGCGGCAACGTCACCCCCGCCGAGGTTGAGCGCGCCAAGGCCCAGCTCAAGgcctccatcctcctgtCCCTCGACGGCACCAGCGCCGTTGCCGAGGACATTGGTCGGCAAATCGTCAACACTGGCCGCCGCATGAGCCCCGGCGAGATCGAGCGCGTCATTGATGCCATCACGGAGAAGGATGTCATGGAGTTTGCCAACAAGAAGATCTGGGATCAGGACATTGCGATCAGCGCTGTCGGCAGCATCGAGGGTCTGTTTGACTACGCCAGAATCAGAGCCGACATGAGCAGAAACTTTTAG
- the ADP1 gene encoding FAD-dependent urate hydroxylase (EggNog:ENOG503NWNI; COG:Q): MASKIPRVLTLLLSLSCAVSAASNYSSIDMLRVQAALMEGRPKDCPPCFNCNLPAHSCGQFAPCSEYSGKCNCPDGFGGDNCLEPLCGSLSRGPDRPKREGKSCQCDDGWTGINCNVCTNDRACDAMTETGDGGVCYTGGEIVKENFQMCDVTNKAIRSLLGAQIPQVTFNCKKETKLCDFQFWVDQKESFMCHLEECDSTADYDLSGTKNSTSYKCEKIKCECIPDRMLCGENGSVDISDFLVNLIKGPAKFECVQRPDEDKKCSFQEPEMNNLISDIFGDSSILLSCGAGECLYHTEVPGYAPQVPKINTPLIAGVIAGCALFLVGVILLTWYLSRRQFKYGPIHLDDSDDEAIKLMADHKPASLYFQNVFYNLNGKHILSGIQGMAHPGEITAIMGASGAGKTTFLDILARKNKRGQVSGDFYVNGEKVSDVDYKNAVGFVDQEDTMLPTLTVHETIMTSALLRLPRDMGRAAKEQRVVEVEKQLGIHHIRDSLIGSEEGKGRGISGGEKRRVSIACELVTSPSILFLDEPTSGLDAYNAYNVIECLVTLAKTYKRTVIFTIHQPRSNIVALFDRLILLAQGKTVYSGPLHLCQEYFDQIGYSCPPGFNIADYLVDLTMHASSTTSYDDGALSTDGGSIGPSSTRAIKSVASISGNSVGDESTVTAGSSRPRGPRRDSVRLRQERELYTRRKQAADTAAFSDAGDEIGAYKVQRQAPGQQPTPIAEDPDDLPPPATTGTDLDILVHSYIQSDIAGNTHDQIEQAVAAATASNGQNANGYVADGPNINLGAMGRGYTRIGYWRQFVLLSQRTWRNLYRNPMLMLTHYAIAILLAVFAGYLFYGLTMDIAGFQNRLGLFFFVLALFGFSTLTSLSVFSQERLLFVRERANGYYSPITYFAAKVLFDIIPLRIIPPILLGAIVYPMTGLVAEPAKFLVFMLVLVLFNFAAAGICLFIGIVCKDHGVANLIGSLVMLFSLLFAGLLLNHNAIPPAALWLQWLSIFHYGFEALIVNEVAGLTLIDHKIGIDITVPGAAILSSFGFDNLAMWMDIINLGVFGVVFIILAYAAMHLLLVERR, translated from the exons ATGGCATCCAAAATACCACGGGTGCTAACCTTGCTGCTATCGCTGTCATGCGCTGTCTCGGCCGCCAGCAACTACTCGTCCATCGACATGCTGCGAGTCCAGGCAGCACTGATGGAGGGACGTCCAAAAGACTGTCCACCATG CTTCAACTGCAACCTCCCAGCCCATTCGTGTGGTCAGTTCGCTCCTTGTAGCGAATACAGCGGCAAATGCAATTGCCCTGATGGCTTTGGCGGTGACAATTGTCTTGAACCAT TATGCGGCTCTCTCTCCAGAGGACCTGATCGACCGAAACGGGAGGGCAAGTCCTGCCAGTGCGATGATGGATGGACCGGCATCAACTGCAATGTGTGCACCAACGATAGAGCCTGCGACGCCATGACCGagactggtgatggtggtgtttgttaTACCGGCGGTGAGATTGTGAAGGAGAACTTCCAGATGTGTGATGTTACCAACAAGGCTATTCGTAGCCTGTTGGGCGCCCAGATCCCCCAGGTCACCTTCAACTGCAAAAAGGAGACGAAGCTGTGTGATTTCCAAT TTTGGGTTGATCAGAAGGAGTCTTTCATGTGCCATCTCGAAGAATGCGATTCGACCGCCGACTATGACCTCTCGGGAACGAAGAACTCGACTTCCTACAAGTGCGAAAAGATCAAGTGCGAGTGTATCCCCGACCGTATGCTCTGTGGCGAGAATGGCTCTGTGGACATCAGCGATTTCCTGGTCAACTTGATCAAGGGCCCTGCCAAGTTCGAGTGTGTGCAACGACCggacgaggacaagaagtGCTCTTTCCAAGAGCCCGAGATGAACAACCTGATCAGCGATATTTTTGGTGACTCGAGCATTCTTCTCAGCTGCGGCGCCGGCGAATGTCTCTACCACACAGAAGTCCCCGGTTATGCCCCCCAGGTCCCCAAGATCAACACGCCATTGATTGCTGGAGTCATTGCAGGATGCGCACTCTTCTTGGTGGGTGTCATTCTCCTGACATGGTACTTGTCCAGAAGGCAGTTCAAGTATGGGCCTATCCATCTGGACGATTCAGATGACGAAGCCATCAAGCTCATGGCAGACCACAAGCCGGCCTCCCTTTACTTCCAGAACGTGTTCTACAACCTGAACGGAAAGCATATCCTTTCGGGCATCCAGGGCATGGCTCATCCCGGAGAAATCACGGCGATCATGGGAGCTTCGGGTGCTGGAAAGACCACCTTTTTGGACATCTTGGCCCGCAAGAACAAGCGTGGCCAGGTTTCTGGTGACTTTTATGTCAATGGTGAAAAGGTCAGCGATGTGGACTACAAGAACGCTGTGGGATTTGTTGATCAGGAAGATACCATGTTGCCCACTCTCACAGTTCACGAGACCATCATGACCAGCGCACTTCTTCGCCTGCCAAGGGACATGGGAAGGGCCGCAAAGGAACAGAGAGTGGTCGAGGTTGAAAAGCAGTTGGGTATTCACCACATTCGAGACTCGTTGATCGGTTccgaggagggcaagggtCGGGGTATTTCGGGCGGAGAGAAGCGCCGTGTCAGCATTGCCTGCGAGTTGGTCACCAGCCCgtccatcctcttcctcgatgAGCCTACCAGTGGTCTTGACGCTTACAACGCCTACAACGTCATCGAATGTTTGGTCACATTGGCAAAGACGTACAAGCGGACAGTCATCTTCACGATCCACCAGCCTAGATCCAACATCGTTGCCCTGTTTGACCGCCTCATTCTGCTCGCTCAAGGCAAGACCGTCTACTCTGGACCCCTGCACCTGTGCCAGGAGTACTTCGATCAGATCGGTTACAGCTGCCCTCCCGGTTTCAACATCGCCGACTATTTGGTCGACCTGACGATGCatgcttcctccaccacttcctACGACGACGGTGCCCTGTCTACTGATGGTGGTAGCATCGGCCCCAGCAGCACCCGGGCTATCAAATCGGTCGCTAGTATCTCTGGTAACAGTGTTGGTGACGAGAGTACAGTTACGGCTGGCTCATCACGTCCCAGAGGCCCGCGTCGGGATTCCGTGAGGTTGAGGCAGGAGCGGGAGCTCTACACTCGGCGCAAGCAAGCAGCTGATACTGCTGCTTTTTCGGACGCCGGGGACGAGATTGGAGCGTACAAGGTTCAACGCCAGGCACCCggccaacaaccaaccccaatcGCGGAAGATCCTGATGATTTACCTCCTCCCGCCACCACTGGAACCGATCTAGACATTCTCGTTCACTCTTATATCCAGTCAGATATCGCTGGCAATACGCATGACCAAATCGAGCAGGCTGTTGCGGCAGCGACTGCCAGCAACGGCCAAAACGCCAATGGGTATGTGGCAGATGgacccaacatcaaccttgGTGCGATGGGCAGAGGATATACTCGCATCGGATATTGGCGACAGTTTGTTCTTTTGTCCCAGCGTACCTGGAGAAACCTCTACCGAAACcccatgttgatgttgaccCACtacgccatcgccatcctcctcgccgttTTCGCTGGCTATCTGTTCTACGGCCTGACGATGGATATTGCTGGCTTCCAAAACAGACTcggtcttttcttcttcgtcctcgccctGTTTGGCTTCAGCACCCTGACCAGCTTGTCCGTGTTCTCCCAGGAGCGGCTTCTCTTCGTCCGTGAGAGAGCAAATGGATACTATTCACCCATCACCTACTTTGCGGCCAAGGTTCTTTTCGACATCATCCCTCTCAGAATTATCCCACCAATCCTGCTAGGTGCGATTGTCTACCCAATGACTGGCCTCGTTGCCGAGCCAGCCAAGTTTTTGGTGTTTATGCTGGTCCTGGTACTTTTCAACTTTGCTGCAGCAGGCATTTGTCTGTTCATCGGCATTGTCTGCAAGGACCATGGCGTTGCGAACCTGATTGGCAGCTTGGTCATGTTGTTCAGCTTGCTTTTTGCCGGTCTGCTGCTGAATCACAACGCAATTCCACCAGCAGCTCTCTGGCTCCAGTGGTTGTCAATCTTCCACTATGGCTTCGAGGCGCTGATCGTGAACGAGGTCGCTGGGCTCACTCTTATCGATCACAAGATTGGTATCGATATTACCGTGCCTGGTGCCGCCATTCTCAGCTCGTTCGGTTTCGATAACCTGGCCATGTGGATGGACATCATCAATCTTGGTGTATTTGGTGTTGTGTTCATCATTCTGGCTTACGCCGCTATGCATCTTCTTTTGGTCGAGAGGAGATAG
- a CDS encoding uncharacterized protein (EggNog:ENOG503P429): MLNRPYSQTGLASINQPAPASFRISKSNHHHPHLAVVDNPPVVQEASPNSCLSRQKLPPTTNNMPPSLPRPALTGLEAALTNCRLTPRPVSRQLSRSLSTTPSYLQQFFPPDSPKFITIPEPPQSSEVKPPPVKGHLPKPRNLFPTRGGHRKATSAFIKAATPLSKSEAAGLPPKSAAEAAHRKAAAIRRKNLEAGTLSLYRRKITHDRRILERSQYKVGFNIACANKPEREDEILTRSTVKASTALKVQVEPSPLRFERAEEARKKTEQLAAQKSEARKDALAQLFVAAQSFIVTEKQLEERVEELFKEDTFKNRISSAAKNIWEASGPPISVATRQAQISGMASGLSDSTRAATQAAVRRKLVAEELSGGKLVIDV; this comes from the coding sequence ATGCTCAACCGCCCTTACTCCCAAACCGGCTTAGCGTCTATCAATCAGCCGGCCCCAGCGAGCTTCAGAATTTCCAAGtcaaatcaccaccacccgcaccTCGCGGTCGTCGACAATCCCCCAGTAGTCCAGGAAGCCAGCCCGAACTCCTGTCTCTCCAGACAGAAGCTCCCCCCTACCACAAACAACATGCCTCCATCGCTCCCACGACCGgccctcaccggcctcgaagccgccctcaccaactGCCGCCTCACCCCAAGACCAGTATCCCGGCAACTCTCTCGCTCCCTCTCGACAACCCCCTCCTACCTCCAACAATTCTTCCCCCCCGACTCCCCCAagttcatcaccatccccgaaCCCCCCCAATCCTCCGAAGTCAAACCCCCCCCCGTCAAAggccacctccccaaaccccgcaacctcttccccacccGCGGCGGCCACCGCAAAGCCACATCCGCCTTCATCAAAGccgccacccccctctccaaatccGAAGCCGCcggcctcccccccaaatccgCCGCAGAAGCCGCCCACCGCAAAGCAGCCGCCATCCGCCGCAAGAACCTCGAAGCAGGCACCCTTAGCCTCTACCGCCGTAAGATCACCCACGACAGGAGAATCCTCGAACGCTCCCAGTACAAGGTCGGATTCAACATCGCCTGCGCCAACAAGCCCGAACGCGAGGACGAAATCCTCACCCGGTCGACAGTCAAGGCGTCCACCGCCCTGAAGGTCCAGGTCGAGCCCAGTCCACTCCGGTTCGAGAGGGCCGAAGAGGCCAGGAAAAAGACTGAACAGTTGGCTGCGCAAAAGTCAGAGGCGAGGAAAGACGCCCTTGCTCAGCTGTTTGTTGCCGCGCAGAGCTTCATCGTGACGGAGaagcagctggaggagagggttgaggagCTGTTCAAGGAGGATACGTTCAAGAACAGGATTAGCAGCGCCGCTAAGAACATTTGGGAGGCTTCTGGCCCGCCGATCAGCGTGGCCACGAGACAGGCGCAGATTTCAGGTATGGCCTCCGGATTGTCTGATTCTACCAGGGCGGCGACCCAGGCGGCGGTCAGGAGGAAGTTGGTGGCCGAGGAGCTTTCGGGTGGCAAGCTGGTTATCGATGTTTAG
- a CDS encoding uncharacterized protein (EggNog:ENOG503NXUU): MALPPKFNAHRLTFSSSLTSAPEPKHTIELFLDYVCPFSAKLFNNLYNNIIPKLISPNPSLSSKVDFIIRQQIQPWHPSSTLVHEAALAVLQLTNSPAKFYQFSSTLFAHQKSYFDISLVNETRNQTYRRLAKLASDTISDLDEEAVYNLLAIPSQPGEDGALNAGNAVTNDVKLITKINRLLGVHVTPTVIFNGVVANEISSGWTEEQWKEWLDKNIV; encoded by the exons ATggccctcccacccaaatTCAACGCCCACCgcctcaccttctcctcctcactaaCCTCAGCCCCTGAACCAAAGCACACCATCGAGCTCTTCCTCGACTACGTCTGCCCTTTCTCAGCCA AACTCTTCAACAATCTctacaacaacatcatccccaaactcatctcccccaacccctccctctcctccaaagtCGACTTCATCATCCGTCAACAAATCCAACCCTGgcacccctcctccaccctcgtcCACGAAGCCGCTCTCGCCGTCCTCCAACTAACCAACTCCCCCGCCAAATTCTACCagttctcctccaccctttTCGCCCACCAAAAATCCTACTTTGATATCTCCCTCGTGAACGAAACCCGCAACCAGACCTACCGCCGCCTCGCCAAGCTCGCCTCGGACACCATCTCTGACCTGGACGAGGAAGCCGTctacaacctcctcgccatcccctcccaaccgGGCGAGGACGGCGCCCTCAACGCAGGCAACGCCGTCACAAACGACGTGAAGCTGATCACCAAAATCAACAGACTTCTCGGTGTTCACGTCACGCCTACTGTAATCTTCAATGGCGTTGTAGCGAATGAGATTTCGAGTGGGTGGACTGAGGAGCAGTGGAAGGAGTGGTTGGACAAGAATATTGTTTAG
- a CDS encoding uncharacterized protein (EggNog:ENOG503PNND), which yields MFAHIFLFLVLGLSFVVADVADIETCLFHLYSVDASCSNNLTVGQLPGGQLQGSKLTESATWFRLFDGRLLDHALRGCWWAPVSTVLVCDVAFSDVEEPDMLFSVNTHGDAQVLSYNGTFSFFACRSGRYDKVNYYLEQPDATCPQVFLHVDPDMSCFDEPFLTMTTTPALHFSTPVPSATESTSTDDLLSTAYYTETVGESTSTAHDTESPATYDTDGPQVTTLIFQTTTPTLTITVNEPLPTSDSYPPPFTFPLTSSIRPQYHSLSTLLSPPLPSLTAPSINLTALPPTSFPSLSIPKPFTTGFFSWTNSSFPSTLKTKTLSPGVYGSGRGSSLSMQTPTMYYGTAGFSRPPRTPTPSYEPMPLVTTLIFHTAREEGEGSVTIGPVVETFTVTAERGVVVTFAVEVER from the exons ATGTTTGCTcacatcttcctcttcttggtgcTGGGGTTGAGCTTCGTGGTGGCTGATGTCGCGGATATAGAAACATGTTTGTTCCACCTATACTCAGTCGATGCCAGttgcagcaacaacctcacaGTTGGCCAATTACCAGGTGGCCAACTTCAGGGAAGCAAACTCACAGAGTCAGCAACATGGTTCCGGTTGTTTGATGGTCGTCTTCTAGACCACGCCCTAcgggggtgctggtgggctC CCGTCTCGACAGTCTTGGTCTGTGACGTTGCCTTCTCCGACGTGGAAGAACCCGACATGCTTTTCTCTGTCAACACGCACGGCGATGCCCAGGTTCTCAGTTACAATGGAACATTTTCCTTTTTCGCCTGCCGATCTGGCCGCTACGACAAGGTGAACTACTACCTCGAGCAGCCGGATGCCACGTGCCCGCAAGTCTTCCTTCACGTCGACCCCGATATGTCATGTTTTGATGAGCCGTTTCTCACTATGACAACCACACCCGCGCTTCATTTCTCAACGCCAGTCCCCTCTGCCACAGAGAGTACCAGTACGGACGATTTGTTGAGTACGGCGTACTATACTGAGACAGTCGGCGAGTCAACTTCGACAGCTCACGATACAGAATCTCCCGCCACTTACGACACAGACGGTCCCCAGGTTACTACGTTGATcttccaaaccaccacacctACATTAACCATCACGGTAAACGaacccctcccaacctcagACTCCTACCCCCCACCTTTCACCTTCCCACTTACATCATCCATCCGCCCCCAATACCACTCCCTCagcaccctcctctcccctcccctcccatccctgaccgccccctccatcaacctcacagCCTTGCCTCCCACGAGcttcccatccctctccatccccaaaccCTTCACAacaggcttcttctcctggaCAAACTCCtctttcccctccaccctcaaaACTAAAACCCTCAGCCCGGGCGTTTATGGTAGCGGAAGGGGTTCTTCTCTGAGCATGCAGACACCAACGATGTATTACGGCACGGCGGGGTTCAGCCGTCCACCCAGAACTCCTACCCCGTCATACGAACCAATGCCTTTGGTGACGACGTTGATTTTTCATACGGCacgggaggagggtgagggaagTGTTACTAtcgggccggtggtggagaccTTTACGGTGAcggcggagaggggggtggtggttaccTTTGCTGTGGAGGTTGAGCGTTAA
- a CDS encoding uncharacterized protein (EggNog:ENOG503P2V1; COG:S): protein MLPLSVRRAVASAAPQSPVTVVSSLTASAPKAAYKANGLHQRRYSSSKPSSPDDGARDFAARPSVPASGNSKTTGEKRKRKAKDAGPQLPSVPSTKHIKDEALALSTFFALHRPISVTQLLPKTVTEDAFAEIFNTRSPHHRVSDVLSTLSQTQERMQQEIQETGESPRRADGAPFEMSGESNVYFQLNSMAGQFLPYAPPPAPKPMADGAAAAVDALVDELAGTTLEASEEPQTRVYKAMVTIEETVEADGQYKVVAHSPELIDSAEQGGVQPRTFLERMALRQLKYDESRRLQDRAMQAISVKRQRKLRMKKKKYKKLQKRTRNERRKLDRL, encoded by the exons aTGCTGCCGTTATCAGTGCGACGGGCTGTTGCGTCTGCGGCTCCCCAGTCGCCTGTGACGGTGGTTTCCTCCCTGACTGCGTCGGCTCCCAAAGCTGCCTACAAGGCCAATGGTCTCCACCAGCGCCGGTACTCGTCCTCAAAACCCTCAAGCCCGGATGACGGCGCCCGCGATTTCGCCGCCCGGCCCTCCGTGCCCGCCTCGGGCAACTCCAAGACGACCGGCGAGAAGCGCAAAAGAAAGGCCAAGGACGCCGgcccccagctccccagcGTCCCCAGCACCAAGCACATCAAGGACGAGG CCCTCGCCCTGTCcaccttcttcgccctccACCGGCCCATCTCCGTCACACAGCTCCTCCCCAAGACGGTGACCGAGGATGCCTTTGCCGAGATCTTCAACACCCGCTCGCCGCATCACAGGGTGTCTGACGTCCTGTCGACCCTGTCACAAACG CAGGAGCGGATGCAGCAAGAGATTCAGGAAACCGGAGAGTCGCCGAGGCGCGCCGACGGCGCCCCGTTTGAGATGAGCGGCGAGAGCAACGTCTATTTTCAGCTCAACTCCATGGCGGGCCAGTTCCTGCCTTATGCGCCGCCTCCGGCACCCAAGCCAATGGCCGAtggcgctgccgccgccgttgatGCTCTTGTCGACGAGCTTGCCGGCACGACGCTGGAAGCGAGCGAGGAGCCCCAGACGAGGGTGTACAAGGCCATGGTCACGATcgaggagacggtggaggcggaCGGGCAGTACAAGGTTGTTGCGCACAGCCCGGAGCTCATCGACAGTGCGGAGCAGGGCGGCGTTCAGCCGAGAACGTTtctggagaggatggcgcTGCGCCAGCTGAAGTATGACGAGTCGAGACGGCTGCAGGACCGGGCCATGCAGGCCATTAGTgtgaagaggcagaggaagttgcggatgaagaagaagaagtacaagaagctgcagaagaggacgagaaaCGAGAGGAGAAAGTTGGATAGATTGTAA